The following coding sequences are from one Spartobacteria bacterium window:
- a CDS encoding thiol peroxidase, whose amino-acid sequence MATTALEGNSVQTCGELPATGSIAPAFALTKTDLSDVALADWKGKIIVLNVFPSVDTPVCAASVRRFNAEAAGRSDVVVLCVSMDLPFAHARFCGAEGLENVESLSAFRNPAFAESYGLGIVDSPVKGLLARAVIIIDEKGVVKYTELVPEITQEPDYASALASL is encoded by the coding sequence ATGGCAACGACTGCGTTAGAAGGAAACAGTGTTCAGACCTGCGGGGAATTACCGGCGACGGGAAGTATTGCTCCTGCGTTTGCATTGACAAAAACGGATCTGAGTGATGTGGCATTGGCCGACTGGAAGGGGAAAATCATCGTATTAAATGTTTTTCCTAGTGTAGATACTCCTGTCTGCGCCGCTTCGGTGCGTCGTTTCAATGCGGAGGCGGCCGGGCGATCTGATGTGGTTGTGCTCTGTGTCTCCATGGATTTGCCGTTTGCGCATGCTCGTTTTTGCGGAGCCGAAGGGCTTGAGAATGTTGAGTCGCTTTCTGCTTTCAGAAATCCGGCATTTGCAGAGTCCTATGGACTGGGTATTGTTGATTCGCCTGTCAAGGGACTGTTGGCAAGGGCGGTCATTATTATTGATGAAAAGGGTGTCGTCAAATACACGGAACTGGTTCCGGAAATCACGCAGGAACCTGATTATGCGTCGGCATTAGCATCTTTGTAA